A stretch of the Tardiphaga sp. 709 genome encodes the following:
- the obgE gene encoding GTPase ObgE, which translates to MKFLDEAKVYIRSGDGGNGCVAFRREKYIEFGGPSGGNGGRGGDVIIEVVDGLNTLIDYRYQQHFKAPRGVNGMGKDRHGANGKPITLKVPVGTQIIDEDRETLIHDFTKLGETYVLAEGGNGGFGNAHFKSSTNRAPRNANPGQPGEERWIWLRLKLIADAGLVGLPNAGKSTFLSKVSAARPKIADYPFTTLHPQLGVVDVDAREFVLADIPGLIEGAHEGAGLGDRFLGHVERCRVLLHLIDATCEHAGKAYKTVRAELDAYEGDLANKVEIVALNKIDAVEPDELKKQKDRLKRAAKQTPLLISGATGEGVPEALRALVAVIGEAPVSDKAKSAAQSAPWAPATS; encoded by the coding sequence ATGAAATTCCTCGATGAAGCCAAGGTTTACATTCGCTCCGGCGACGGCGGAAACGGCTGCGTGGCCTTCCGCCGCGAGAAGTATATCGAATTCGGCGGCCCGTCCGGTGGCAATGGCGGCCGCGGCGGCGATGTCATCATCGAAGTGGTCGACGGCCTCAACACGCTGATCGACTATCGCTACCAGCAGCACTTCAAGGCGCCGCGCGGTGTCAACGGCATGGGCAAGGATCGCCATGGCGCCAATGGCAAGCCGATCACGCTGAAGGTTCCGGTCGGTACGCAAATCATCGACGAAGATCGCGAAACGCTGATCCACGACTTCACCAAGCTCGGCGAGACCTATGTGCTGGCCGAAGGCGGCAATGGCGGCTTCGGCAACGCGCATTTCAAGTCATCGACCAATCGCGCACCGCGCAATGCCAATCCCGGCCAGCCCGGCGAAGAGCGCTGGATCTGGCTGCGGCTGAAACTGATTGCAGATGCGGGCCTCGTCGGCCTACCCAATGCCGGCAAGTCCACATTCCTCTCCAAGGTCAGCGCTGCGCGACCGAAGATCGCCGACTATCCGTTCACCACACTGCATCCGCAGCTCGGGGTCGTCGATGTCGACGCGCGCGAATTCGTGCTGGCCGACATTCCCGGTCTCATCGAGGGCGCGCATGAAGGCGCCGGCCTCGGCGATCGCTTCCTCGGCCATGTCGAGCGTTGCCGCGTGCTGCTGCATCTGATCGATGCGACCTGCGAACATGCGGGCAAGGCCTACAAGACTGTCCGCGCCGAACTCGATGCCTATGAGGGCGACCTTGCCAACAAGGTCGAGATCGTCGCGCTTAACAAGATCGATGCGGTCGAGCCGGACGAGTTGAAGAAGCAGAAAGACCGACTGAAGCGCGCTGCGAAGCAGACGCCGCTGCTGATCTCGGGCGCAACAGGCGAAGGCGTGCCGGAGGCATTGCGTGCGCTCGTTGCAGTGATCGGCGAGGCGCCGGTGTCGGACAAGGCCAAGAGCGCGGCACAGTCTGCCCCATGGGCACCGGCGACGAGCTGA